One Mesorhizobium loti genomic window carries:
- a CDS encoding TetR family transcriptional regulator: protein MLETVTPMKISEARDIPAETAQKGDAEKRGRKASKEVRQLQLIEATIDSLAKRGYAETTMADVADGAGLSRGIVNFHFESKEKLLIATLQHMYDEYSAHWRASLQKAGDDPARQLQQLVWADFDRSICNKRKLAAWLAFWGEAKSRPTYQALSSSRDNYYQQVFIDLCTALKQSGAYGYEPQVMALALSAMLEGLWLRLMMGTEDTTRETALQAANAFLAAAFPKHYG, encoded by the coding sequence ATGCTGGAGACCGTCACACCCATGAAGATTTCCGAGGCCAGGGACATTCCCGCCGAAACGGCGCAAAAGGGCGATGCCGAAAAGCGCGGCCGCAAGGCTTCGAAGGAGGTCCGTCAGCTGCAGCTGATCGAGGCGACGATCGATTCCCTGGCCAAGCGCGGCTATGCCGAGACGACGATGGCCGATGTCGCCGATGGCGCGGGCCTGTCGCGTGGCATCGTCAACTTCCATTTCGAGAGCAAGGAAAAGCTGCTGATCGCGACGCTGCAGCACATGTATGACGAGTATTCGGCGCATTGGCGCGCCTCCCTGCAGAAGGCAGGCGACGATCCGGCGCGGCAGCTGCAGCAACTGGTGTGGGCCGATTTCGACCGCTCGATCTGCAACAAGCGCAAGCTCGCCGCCTGGCTGGCCTTTTGGGGCGAGGCCAAGTCGCGGCCGACCTATCAGGCGCTGAGCAGTTCGCGCGACAATTATTACCAGCAGGTCTTCATCGATCTCTGCACAGCGCTCAAGCAGAGCGGCGCGTATGGTTATGAGCCGCAGGTGATGGCGCTGGCGCTGTCTGCCATGCTGGAGGGGCTGTGGCTGCGGCTGATGATGGGCACCGAGGACACAACGCGCGAAACAGCCTTGCAGGCGGCCAACGCTTTTTTGGCCGCGGCCTTCCCGAAGCATTACGGTTAG
- a CDS encoding monoamine oxidase A → MTSEPERTDVIIVGAGFTGLSAALALKQAGIDFVVLEARDRVGGRVEASHNGLGERIDSGGQFLCEDMPEVMALAKARGKTFVETYVEGDFITHPPMPARDAKQTYYGAMAIRERMNGIEPDDPSIKGMSVAAWLEQQHDPIDAKTAFRSMIEGLWCLPMDKVPLWYLIDNDRRITNEVPELQYSLRETMQSLAEDLAGDLGDLVRLGEPVTRVEHGPQGVRVVTGNGVIDARQVLVALPPATAAKLAFAPALPPSLRQALGVWESGAVIKILVRYPRPFWRERGLSGMVMWRDLPGLFACDASRDAEHAALVVFVGGPLALRWRALSDATLRAEVTARLVAALGPGAADSVDFSQRDWIHDRWSGGAYSDLIIDATARDAERTILAGAPPVHFAASELSPSFPGYVEGAIVAGRIAARKVIADLQSPIATSASGS, encoded by the coding sequence TTGACGAGCGAACCGGAAAGAACCGACGTCATCATCGTCGGCGCCGGCTTTACCGGCCTGTCTGCAGCGCTTGCGTTGAAGCAAGCCGGCATCGATTTCGTGGTGCTCGAAGCGCGCGACCGCGTCGGCGGACGGGTCGAAGCCAGCCACAACGGACTTGGCGAGCGCATCGACAGTGGTGGCCAGTTCCTGTGCGAGGACATGCCGGAAGTGATGGCGTTGGCGAAGGCGCGTGGCAAGACATTCGTCGAAACCTATGTCGAGGGTGATTTCATCACCCATCCGCCGATGCCGGCCAGGGACGCCAAGCAGACCTATTACGGCGCGATGGCGATCCGCGAGCGCATGAACGGCATCGAGCCGGATGACCCGTCGATAAAAGGCATGAGCGTCGCGGCCTGGCTGGAACAGCAGCATGATCCCATCGATGCCAAGACGGCTTTCCGCTCGATGATCGAAGGCCTGTGGTGCCTGCCGATGGACAAGGTGCCGCTCTGGTACCTGATCGACAATGACCGGCGTATCACCAACGAAGTGCCGGAGCTGCAGTATTCCCTGCGCGAGACCATGCAGTCGCTGGCCGAGGACCTGGCTGGCGATCTCGGCGACCTAGTGCGGCTTGGCGAACCGGTCACGCGCGTCGAGCATGGACCGCAAGGCGTTCGTGTCGTCACCGGCAATGGCGTGATCGATGCGCGTCAGGTGCTGGTCGCGCTGCCGCCGGCGACAGCCGCGAAACTCGCTTTCGCACCGGCCTTGCCGCCCTCTCTGAGGCAGGCGCTTGGCGTTTGGGAAAGCGGCGCGGTGATCAAGATCCTGGTGCGCTATCCCAGGCCATTCTGGCGCGAGCGGGGGTTGAGCGGCATGGTGATGTGGCGCGACCTGCCGGGGCTGTTCGCTTGCGACGCCAGCAGGGACGCGGAGCATGCCGCGCTCGTCGTCTTCGTCGGCGGGCCGCTGGCGTTGCGATGGCGCGCGCTCAGCGATGCGACGTTGCGCGCGGAAGTGACGGCAAGGCTGGTGGCTGCTCTTGGCCCAGGCGCAGCCGATAGTGTCGATTTCAGCCAGCGTGACTGGATCCATGACCGCTGGAGCGGCGGCGCCTACAGCGATCTCATCATCGATGCGACGGCGAGGGATGCCGAGCGCACGATTCTCGCGGGTGCGCCGCCAGTGCATTTCGCCGCTTCGGAACTGTCGCCGTCATTCCCGGGCTATGTCGAGGGTGCGATCGTCGCCGGGCGCATCGCCGCGCGCAAGGTCATCGCCGATCTTCAGTCCCCCATCGCCACCAGCGCTTCGGGATCGTAG
- a CDS encoding spermidine/putrescine-binding protein: MTPMLRRLALAAACTIGAGAAYAWAEGGGDLVVFDWSGYEDPLLHPAYTAKHGAEPTFAFFGDEDEAFEKMRAGFKTDIAHPCSQSVAKWRDAGLLQPLDTSRIAGWKDLNPGIMAMKNLTTTADGKAWFMPFDWGNTALLYRTDNVTADEAKSLRILADPKFKGRVTIGDNVDDAYALASLVIGLKDWTKMTDAQFKEASDFLRQVHKNVRLYWTDSSDIDQAFSGNEVDLAWGWGQTLIAMSGQGVPVAMNRDTKEGISTWVCGYVLMKDAPGKLDQAYDFLSAVNAPDISKYMVTTFGYGHGNSAGMAAIDHKVLAERGFDDIDKFLDKTLFQQPIAPELKKRMVDEFEKIKAGY, translated from the coding sequence ATGACGCCAATGCTACGCCGCCTTGCGCTTGCCGCCGCCTGCACGATCGGCGCCGGCGCGGCCTATGCCTGGGCGGAAGGCGGCGGCGATCTCGTGGTGTTCGACTGGTCCGGTTACGAGGATCCGCTGCTGCATCCCGCCTACACCGCGAAACACGGCGCCGAGCCGACCTTCGCTTTCTTCGGCGACGAGGATGAAGCCTTCGAGAAGATGCGGGCGGGCTTCAAGACCGATATCGCGCATCCCTGTTCGCAAAGCGTGGCGAAATGGCGCGACGCCGGTCTGCTGCAGCCGCTCGACACCTCGCGGATTGCCGGCTGGAAGGATCTCAATCCCGGCATCATGGCGATGAAGAACCTCACCACCACGGCCGACGGCAAGGCCTGGTTCATGCCGTTCGACTGGGGCAACACGGCACTGCTCTACCGCACCGACAATGTGACGGCCGACGAGGCGAAGTCGCTGCGGATCCTGGCCGATCCGAAATTCAAGGGCCGCGTCACCATCGGCGACAATGTCGACGATGCCTATGCGCTGGCGAGCCTGGTCATCGGCCTGAAGGACTGGACCAAGATGACCGACGCGCAGTTCAAGGAGGCGTCCGATTTCCTGCGCCAGGTGCACAAGAACGTCCGTCTCTACTGGACCGACTCAAGCGACATTGACCAGGCGTTTTCCGGCAACGAGGTCGACCTTGCCTGGGGCTGGGGCCAGACACTGATCGCGATGAGCGGGCAAGGTGTTCCCGTCGCCATGAACCGCGACACCAAGGAAGGCATATCGACCTGGGTGTGCGGCTACGTGCTGATGAAGGACGCGCCGGGCAAACTCGACCAGGCCTATGATTTCCTGAGCGCGGTCAATGCGCCGGATATTTCGAAATACATGGTCACGACGTTCGGCTACGGCCATGGCAACAGTGCCGGCATGGCCGCGATCGACCACAAGGTGCTGGCCGAACGCGGCTTCGACGACATCGACAAGTTCCTCGACAAGACGCTGTTCCAGCAGCCGATCGCGCCGGAGCTGAAGAAGCGCATGGTCGACGAGTTCGAGAAGATCAAGGCCGGCTATTGA
- a CDS encoding spermidine/putrescine ABC transporter substrate-binding protein has translation MKNLSRRLTLTLALGGALAASAAAFAVAADKDLIVFDWSGYEAPSFHPKYVEKNGDSPTFAFFGDEDEAFEKVRSGFKADLGHPCSQSVTKWREAGLLQPLDTSKITGWKDLNPGIMAMKNLATTDDGKAWFMPWDWGNTQLTYNSSKIDAKDVQSLKAFADPKFKGRVSIGDNVDDAYALASLAIGLRDWTKMTDDQFKQASDFLRQVHKNVRSYWTDTTDIVQLLSGGEVDLAWAWNDATVQSVAAGVPIKSVKDTSEGISTWVCGYVLFKDAPGNIDKAYDYLNAVNDPETAKVLVKDWGYGQANAKGMAGVDQAILKEKGYDDVQKFVDKTLFQSPLPSDLKLKMIAEFEKIKAGY, from the coding sequence ATGAAGAACCTTAGCCGACGCCTGACATTGACATTGGCGCTGGGCGGCGCGCTTGCGGCTTCGGCGGCAGCGTTCGCCGTCGCTGCCGACAAGGACCTGATCGTGTTCGACTGGTCCGGCTATGAAGCCCCCAGCTTCCACCCGAAATATGTCGAGAAAAACGGCGATTCACCGACCTTCGCCTTCTTCGGCGACGAGGACGAGGCGTTCGAGAAGGTGCGCTCCGGCTTCAAGGCCGATCTTGGCCATCCCTGCTCGCAGAGCGTGACGAAGTGGCGCGAAGCAGGCCTCTTGCAACCGCTCGACACCTCGAAGATCACGGGCTGGAAAGATCTCAATCCCGGCATCATGGCGATGAAAAATCTCGCCACGACCGATGACGGCAAGGCGTGGTTCATGCCGTGGGACTGGGGCAACACGCAGCTCACCTATAATTCCTCCAAGATCGATGCCAAGGATGTGCAGTCGCTGAAGGCATTCGCCGATCCGAAGTTCAAGGGCCGAGTGTCGATCGGCGACAATGTCGACGATGCCTATGCGCTGGCGAGCCTGGCCATCGGCTTGAGGGACTGGACCAAGATGACGGACGACCAGTTCAAGCAGGCCTCCGACTTCCTGCGCCAGGTGCATAAGAACGTCCGCTCCTACTGGACCGACACCACCGACATCGTGCAGCTGTTGAGCGGTGGCGAGGTCGATCTCGCCTGGGCCTGGAACGATGCGACGGTGCAGTCGGTCGCCGCCGGCGTGCCGATCAAGTCCGTAAAGGATACCAGTGAAGGCATCTCGACCTGGGTCTGCGGCTATGTATTGTTCAAGGACGCGCCGGGCAACATCGACAAGGCCTATGATTATCTGAACGCCGTCAATGATCCGGAGACCGCCAAGGTGCTGGTCAAGGACTGGGGCTATGGCCAGGCCAACGCCAAGGGCATGGCCGGCGTCGACCAGGCGATCCTGAAGGAGAAGGGCTATGACGACGTTCAGAAATTCGTCGACAAGACGCTGTTCCAGTCGCCGCTCCCGTCCGACCTCAAGCTGAAGATGATCGCCGAATTCGAGAAGATCAAAGCCGGGTATTGA
- a CDS encoding type 11 methyltransferase — protein MIETADAEYDDTAIRFLEALWGEGYLSPGGPEEVDRVVEGLSLRGKTVLDIGCGAGGITLHLVERHGAAHATGFDVEQPVIEAARRRAGAHGLSDRADFIQAPPGPLPFADRSFDVVFSKDALLHVPDKDALFAEIFRVLKPGGVFAASNWMISHDGEPSPEMKAYVAAEGLSFSMASPARYAQAMRNAGFADITVRDRNPWYREVARGELARLKGPLYARAAAAVGAAYVDKNIKTWEAMQKVLDSGEHRPTHLRGWRPVG, from the coding sequence ATGATCGAAACGGCAGATGCCGAGTATGACGATACCGCCATCCGCTTCCTCGAGGCGCTGTGGGGCGAGGGCTATCTGTCGCCGGGCGGACCCGAAGAGGTCGACCGGGTGGTCGAAGGGCTTTCGCTGAGGGGCAAGACGGTCCTCGATATCGGCTGTGGGGCCGGCGGCATCACCCTGCATCTGGTCGAGCGCCATGGCGCCGCCCACGCCACCGGCTTCGATGTCGAGCAGCCGGTGATCGAGGCAGCCAGACGACGGGCTGGTGCGCACGGGCTCTCGGACCGTGCTGACTTCATCCAGGCGCCTCCCGGACCGCTGCCCTTCGCCGATCGCTCCTTCGATGTCGTCTTTTCCAAGGACGCGCTGCTGCATGTGCCCGACAAGGACGCCTTGTTCGCCGAAATCTTCCGCGTGCTGAAACCGGGCGGCGTCTTTGCCGCTTCCAACTGGATGATTTCGCATGACGGCGAACCGTCACCGGAGATGAAGGCGTATGTCGCCGCGGAAGGGCTGTCCTTCTCCATGGCCTCGCCGGCGCGCTATGCGCAGGCGATGCGTAACGCCGGCTTTGCCGACATCACCGTGCGCGACCGTAATCCCTGGTACCGCGAGGTAGCGCGCGGCGAACTGGCGCGGCTCAAGGGACCGCTCTACGCCCGAGCCGCGGCCGCGGTCGGCGCGGCCTATGTCGACAAGAATATCAAGACCTGGGAGGCCATGCAGAAGGTGCTTGACAGTGGCGAGCACCGTCCCACTCATCTGCGCGGTTGGAGGCCGGTTGGATAG
- a CDS encoding FAD dependent oxidoreductase — protein sequence MKAWDAIIIGGGHNGLVNACYLQRAGLDVLVVEKNDWVGGAATSRELTPGFLYSNCSYVCSLFRPEIMRDLELPRFGLQVISYEGGAVFTRDGDYLANYRDHDAHRREFARFSRRDAEAYDRYARDVTRQCRFIQPLLMRTAPDPTSLKPRDLGELLYLGKKFAGLSAEEMALTLRFWTMSISEFLDEYFETDVIKANFALSGIIGTALGPMSPGTAYVLLHHYMGEVDGSVGAWGYARGGMGAVTKALAASFKASGGTIRTGAEVDHVLVTRGKAKGVVLAGGEEIYGKLVVSNADVKRTFLKLVEEKELPDIFLRRVKNFKIRGSSGKVNIALDSLPEFPALPKDSPVYRGDMHFTDSMERMERAYDDWKAGRWSADPFLDMVIPTTLDPTMAPPGKHFMSCFVQYAPPKVNGREWTDADRDGFAESVITQIAEYSPGFRDRIVHMEVRTPREIEAEVGLTEGNIFQGELTFDQLLFNRPVPGYAQYRSPVGGLYMCGSSTHPGGGVMGPPGRNAAAEILRDLAKSTSHMSPAHDVI from the coding sequence ATGAAAGCTTGGGACGCGATCATCATCGGCGGCGGACATAACGGCCTGGTCAATGCCTGCTATCTGCAGCGCGCCGGGCTCGACGTGCTGGTAGTTGAGAAGAACGACTGGGTCGGGGGCGCAGCCACCAGCCGCGAGCTGACACCGGGTTTCCTCTACTCCAACTGCTCCTATGTCTGCTCGCTGTTCCGCCCGGAAATCATGCGCGACCTCGAACTGCCGCGCTTTGGCCTGCAGGTCATTTCCTATGAGGGCGGCGCGGTGTTCACTCGCGACGGCGACTATCTCGCCAACTACCGCGACCATGATGCGCACCGGCGCGAATTCGCCCGCTTCTCCAGGCGCGATGCCGAAGCCTATGACCGCTACGCCCGCGACGTGACGCGGCAGTGCCGCTTCATCCAGCCGCTATTGATGCGCACCGCGCCCGACCCGACCAGCCTCAAGCCGCGCGACCTTGGCGAGCTTCTCTATCTCGGCAAGAAATTCGCCGGCCTGTCGGCGGAAGAAATGGCACTGACATTGCGCTTCTGGACCATGTCGATCTCGGAATTCCTCGACGAATATTTCGAGACCGACGTCATCAAGGCTAACTTCGCTTTGTCCGGCATCATCGGCACCGCGCTCGGACCGATGTCGCCCGGCACGGCTTACGTGCTGCTGCACCATTATATGGGCGAGGTCGACGGCTCGGTCGGCGCATGGGGCTATGCACGCGGCGGCATGGGCGCGGTCACCAAGGCGCTGGCCGCGTCGTTCAAAGCCTCGGGCGGCACCATCCGCACCGGCGCCGAGGTCGACCATGTGCTGGTGACCAGAGGCAAGGCCAAGGGCGTGGTGCTGGCCGGCGGCGAGGAGATCTACGGCAAACTCGTCGTCTCCAACGCCGACGTCAAACGCACCTTCCTGAAGCTGGTCGAGGAAAAGGAACTGCCCGACATTTTCCTGCGCCGGGTGAAGAACTTCAAGATCCGCGGCTCCTCCGGCAAGGTCAACATCGCGCTCGATTCGCTGCCGGAATTCCCGGCACTGCCGAAGGACTCGCCGGTCTATCGCGGCGACATGCATTTTACCGATTCGATGGAGCGCATGGAGCGCGCCTATGATGACTGGAAGGCCGGGCGCTGGTCGGCCGATCCTTTCCTCGACATGGTCATCCCGACCACGCTCGACCCGACCATGGCGCCGCCCGGCAAGCACTTCATGAGTTGCTTCGTGCAATACGCGCCGCCCAAGGTGAATGGCCGCGAATGGACCGATGCCGACCGCGACGGTTTCGCCGAAAGCGTGATTACGCAAATCGCCGAGTACTCGCCGGGCTTCCGCGACCGCATCGTCCATATGGAAGTGCGCACACCGCGCGAGATCGAGGCCGAGGTCGGCCTGACCGAAGGCAATATTTTCCAGGGCGAGCTGACCTTCGACCAGTTGCTGTTCAACCGTCCGGTGCCGGGCTATGCGCAGTACCGCTCGCCGGTCGGCGGGCTCTATATGTGCGGTTCCTCGACCCACCCCGGCGGCGGTGTCATGGGTCCGCCCGGCCGCAATGCCGCCGCCGAGATCCTGCGCGATCTCGCCAAATCCACCTCGCACATGAGCCCTGCCCATGACGTCATTTGA